A window from Lactiplantibacillus pentosus encodes these proteins:
- a CDS encoding aryl-sulfate sulfotransferase: protein MRKRNWLIALIVVIVVAIGGGWGYYKYHQSTTNSTTTSKVRSASKTKKDINTRLVKTEIKAQAGETATLKKAVANKNYTVNNMYTKVNPYGVSPLSAKVIFHTDKAAKVSYTVVGKSAKTSISNTISKYSTSHDLTVLGLYANTNNQVKIKVTYKNGTSTTKTIRLKTAKLPSALTDFKINVKKANKQKMVLGTGNSKLTFMVRTTISGSKQSKNLSFGIDADGNIRWYTTRPTSHIFKQLNNGHLLIWTKSNAKNSYFDELVEMDYTGKVYKTYKFNHKAWGKAKGSKKQNHNQVHHDVTELPNGDLIATVSDGGRTYVEDTMIVISHKTGKITKVINMKNLLPAKFYTKYNATKSNKYMGKKDWFHQNSVYYDKTDKSLIISSRNQNLVMKIDYKTEKIKWILSSKKRSAWPKSYRKYLLKAKGKIAWPGGQHAAIVDPSTLGNKGSLNVMIFNNNVAVGTTKKSLQDSSGKYSEGVEYHINEKTKTISQVGAYGKSLGKKNFANIIGSNRYLSASNRLIDFGWLNNGKSANIIEYDLKSKQQVFNVELTGLPSGGYVYRAERFSLYPTKHAYGINE from the coding sequence ATGCGAAAGCGAAATTGGTTGATTGCGCTAATTGTCGTCATTGTGGTGGCAATCGGCGGTGGTTGGGGATATTACAAGTATCATCAATCTACGACGAATTCGACGACGACTAGCAAGGTCCGGTCGGCAAGTAAGACGAAGAAGGATATCAACACGCGTTTGGTCAAGACTGAAATCAAGGCCCAAGCGGGTGAGACGGCAACGCTCAAGAAGGCCGTCGCTAATAAGAATTACACGGTCAATAACATGTATACCAAAGTCAATCCGTACGGCGTTTCACCACTTTCGGCTAAGGTGATTTTCCACACGGATAAGGCGGCTAAAGTGAGTTATACCGTGGTCGGTAAGAGTGCCAAGACGTCAATCTCCAATACCATCAGTAAGTACTCGACGAGCCATGACTTGACGGTACTCGGGTTATACGCGAATACGAATAACCAAGTTAAAATCAAGGTAACGTACAAGAATGGGACGTCGACGACCAAAACGATTCGTTTGAAGACGGCCAAGTTACCTTCAGCGTTAACGGATTTCAAGATCAACGTTAAGAAGGCTAACAAACAAAAGATGGTTCTCGGTACTGGAAATTCGAAGTTGACCTTCATGGTTCGGACAACGATTTCTGGTAGCAAGCAGTCGAAGAACTTATCCTTTGGGATCGATGCCGATGGTAATATTCGGTGGTACACCACGCGGCCAACCTCACACATTTTCAAACAACTCAACAATGGACATTTACTCATTTGGACCAAGTCGAATGCTAAGAATTCATACTTCGACGAGTTAGTGGAAATGGACTACACGGGTAAAGTTTACAAGACTTACAAGTTTAACCATAAGGCTTGGGGCAAGGCTAAGGGTTCTAAGAAGCAGAACCATAACCAAGTCCACCATGATGTGACTGAGCTGCCAAACGGTGACTTGATTGCGACCGTTTCAGATGGTGGTCGGACTTATGTGGAAGATACCATGATCGTTATTTCGCATAAGACCGGTAAGATCACCAAGGTCATCAACATGAAGAATCTGTTACCGGCCAAGTTCTATACCAAATACAATGCCACTAAGTCGAATAAATACATGGGTAAGAAGGACTGGTTCCATCAAAACTCAGTCTATTATGACAAGACGGACAAGAGCCTGATTATTTCTAGTCGGAACCAAAACTTAGTCATGAAGATCGACTACAAGACTGAAAAAATTAAGTGGATTCTCTCAAGTAAGAAACGGTCGGCATGGCCGAAGTCTTACCGCAAGTACTTGCTGAAGGCCAAGGGTAAAATTGCCTGGCCAGGTGGTCAACATGCGGCGATTGTGGACCCATCGACCTTAGGTAACAAGGGTTCCTTGAATGTGATGATTTTCAACAATAATGTGGCAGTTGGGACGACCAAGAAGTCCTTGCAAGACTCTTCTGGTAAGTATTCCGAAGGTGTCGAATACCACATCAACGAGAAGACCAAGACTATTTCACAAGTCGGTGCTTATGGGAAGTCACTCGGTAAGAAGAACTTCGCGAATATCATTGGTTCGAACCGTTACTTGAGTGCTTCCAACCGTTTGATCGACTTTGGTTGGTTGAACAATGGTAAGTCGGCCAATATTATTGAATACGACCTCAAGAGCAAGCAACAAGTGTTTAACGTTGAATTGACAGGATTGCCAAGCGGTGGTTACGTCTACCGGGCAGAACGCTTCTCATTGTATCCAACGAAGCACGCTTATGGGATCAATGAGTAG
- a CDS encoding SLC13 family permease, translating into MTLNIAIVLITLLVSFVLMAMEITTPNAVILCALAFLMFVGILSPTDALSGFANDGLATIALMYIIAYAIAKSNLITRLFDRILGDGHNEKRSLLRMLASVCVISPFMNNTPIVSTLTPMIQRWTKRKGMAVSKFLIPLSYATILSGLLTVLGTSTNLVAQGLLSKYKLAKFGTFDLAIVGIPITIIGLIYLLTVGYRLLPSYYGSSVDDVAAEPNDYLIEMSISDEFEHLNETVAEAKLRNLPRSFLAAINRGGQAIVPVADDTVLRLGDRLYFTGTFDCINDLMNIKGLVPSTQKINLADITNERARLVEVSVPDTSSLVNQSIKSARFRNVFGSVVVAIRRNGVNLEGRLGGIRLKGGDNLVMITTSDQDELATLKDLHVFNSQPVQSRKHTYKDFLPIFLLVATIVVSTMGIIDLFVGLAASCVVLFLTKCVSISDIVKAVDMNVLFLVASSYGLGLAMSNVGADKFIAKSLVAITGNASPIIYMFLIYFVTNFLTAILSNAAALSLMFPVVVSAAKLEDLPVMMLVMLITIAATADFSTPIGYQTNLIVYGPGHYKFTDYFKVGIPLNLICMVVCVFVSYYYYMVIL; encoded by the coding sequence ATGACCCTCAATATTGCAATAGTTTTAATTACGTTATTAGTATCATTTGTATTAATGGCCATGGAAATTACCACGCCTAACGCGGTCATCCTCTGTGCCCTGGCATTTTTGATGTTCGTGGGGATTCTATCGCCAACGGATGCCTTATCTGGATTTGCCAATGATGGGCTCGCGACAATCGCGTTAATGTATATTATCGCGTACGCCATCGCGAAGAGTAATTTGATTACTCGATTATTTGACCGGATTCTCGGTGATGGCCATAATGAAAAACGGTCGTTGTTGCGGATGCTCGCCAGTGTCTGTGTGATTTCACCCTTCATGAACAATACACCAATCGTGTCAACCTTGACGCCAATGATTCAGCGCTGGACCAAGCGCAAGGGGATGGCGGTTTCTAAATTTTTGATTCCATTATCGTACGCCACGATCTTGAGTGGGTTGCTGACTGTTTTAGGGACGTCGACCAACTTGGTGGCGCAGGGCTTATTATCGAAGTACAAATTGGCTAAGTTCGGAACGTTCGACCTCGCCATCGTCGGGATTCCAATCACAATTATTGGGCTGATTTACTTACTAACAGTCGGTTACCGGCTATTGCCAAGCTATTATGGTAGCAGTGTCGATGATGTAGCCGCTGAACCGAATGATTATTTGATTGAAATGTCGATTTCAGATGAGTTTGAACATTTGAATGAAACGGTGGCTGAAGCCAAATTACGGAACTTGCCACGCTCCTTTTTAGCCGCCATCAATCGGGGTGGACAGGCAATCGTGCCGGTTGCGGATGATACGGTGTTACGACTCGGCGACCGCCTGTACTTTACCGGGACCTTTGATTGCATCAACGATTTAATGAATATTAAGGGATTGGTCCCAAGTACTCAGAAAATTAATTTGGCAGATATTACCAACGAACGGGCACGGTTAGTCGAAGTTTCGGTTCCTGACACTTCGAGTTTAGTTAACCAAAGTATCAAGTCCGCCCGTTTCCGGAACGTCTTCGGTAGTGTCGTCGTTGCAATTCGGCGGAATGGCGTCAATCTGGAAGGTCGGCTCGGTGGCATTCGGCTCAAAGGTGGCGACAACCTGGTCATGATTACAACGAGTGACCAGGATGAATTGGCTACTTTGAAAGACTTGCACGTCTTCAACTCACAACCCGTCCAGTCCCGCAAACATACCTACAAAGACTTTTTACCGATTTTCTTGTTAGTGGCGACGATTGTCGTTTCAACGATGGGGATTATTGATTTATTCGTTGGTTTGGCCGCATCATGTGTGGTGTTATTCCTGACGAAGTGTGTTTCAATCAGTGACATTGTTAAGGCGGTCGATATGAACGTGCTGTTCCTAGTCGCAAGTAGTTATGGTCTAGGATTAGCGATGTCCAATGTCGGTGCCGATAAGTTCATTGCAAAGTCGCTAGTTGCCATTACTGGTAACGCATCACCAATCATCTACATGTTTTTGATCTACTTTGTCACGAACTTCCTGACAGCCATTTTATCCAACGCGGCGGCGCTCTCGTTAATGTTTCCAGTGGTCGTGTCGGCCGCCAAACTGGAGGACCTGCCCGTTATGATGTTGGTCATGCTGATCACGATTGCGGCGACGGCAGACTTTTCGACGCCAATCGGCTATCAGACTAACTTGATTGTGTATGGCCCTGGTCATTATAAATTTACTGATTACTTCAAAGTTGGGATTCCACTGAATTTAATCTGTATGGTCGTCTGTGTCTTCGTTTCGTATTACTATTATATGGTGATACTGTAA